The DNA segment AGAGAAGCCACACAAGCGCAGGGGAATATGTAAACTTCACACTTAGATAAGATTCAAAGGGTTAAGGCATCTTGTAACTGCTCGGCATGTGCTGCCATTACAATAGGCCATTTTTCTAATTTCTCAATACATAATGCATGAAGCTTAATGATTAAAAGGAGCTTGTTATCTATAATCAGGTCTAATTATGTATGTACTGATATGAATTGGCATTAACCTTGTCACATGCTTTTCTCCTTTGTCTTCTCTTTGTGTTCTGAGTAAAATCTATAGAAACTTTAGTTTATGGTATTTGACTTTTATTTAATACGTACGTATGTGGTAAAACTGATGAGTTGCACTCAGTATAGTAACTTCTCCACAATGTCAACATTGACCCACAAACGCATTTTCTTCCCTCTATATTCATGCCATTCCACCTTTCTGAACTGAAACTATACAGTGACATTATTAGCTGCTGGAAATATCCAGGGCAGAATTACACTACAGCACTGTCGGGCTCCGCTGCTGGTGGAGCTGCAGCTTCTGCTGCGACTTCTGCAACTGTCGCTTCGGAGGGGGCATCCACAGCTGCCTGTACATCAACTGCTGCAATTTCTGCAGCAGGATCAACCACTGCTGGAACATCAGTAGGAGCTGCGGGGTTTGCTGCGGGCGCTTCTGCTGCCTCCTCGGCCTCTTCGGTGTCCTcggcctcttctgcctcctcagaGTTCAAAGGGGCaacaggggcagcagcttttgAGGCAGGGCTGGCATCCTATAATCCAGATAATTGAGAATATCTTAACATCtttggacaatttagagttttcgacattcatgtttttggaatgtagaAGGAACGTGGTTGAGCCCACACAAGCTTTTAGAGAACATACAAatgccacacaggaaggccagagcttAGATTTGAACATCCAACTTCAGAACTGTGACACTGAATGTGAAGCATTGTCTTTAGTGTTTCTCTTTTGCACCAAGAAGAGGAAGTGCACACAGTGGTGATAATTTAATATTCTAAATGTCAAGCTTGCATgtcacctcctcttcctctgatACGTCGCCAACCGGCTGAGCCGCTGCAACAGCAGGCGGAGGAGGAGTGGCAGTGGCCGTATGAACTGGTGCACTATCCACCTGCTGAAGAACCCTCAGTCAATGAGTTTTTGcattttcaaaaaaagaaaagttgcaTTAATTGCAGTGAGAACATATACCTTCGGTGCTGCCTCAGCTGGCTCAGCCTGGACAAAATTGTATTTGTATTAATGCACAcccaaataattattattatcctAGCAGAAGCATTATTGctcctaatttggattttatttaTTCGACTATAGAGGGGAGCAGTTGTCTATTTGGAATGTTGAAtaattttttccacacttaATGAAGTTGAAGACAGTAAAACTAATTTGGAGGCTCATGgctcacaaacaaaaacaacaacaactacaTAGTGACCACAGATACAAGTTAAACACTAAACTATCTGAAAAAAAGGAATGCGAATAATAGGTCcacctgttttggttagcattgACGTTCAAGGTTAAGGAGTTgattatttacatttaaattaacTAACACTGTACAACAGATGGAAGTCCACTATTTCTTTAAAATATCTGGATCAAGAAGTGTTCAGGGGTTTAACGAGTTCACAGTCCGTTATTTCTGTATTGAATACAGACAATACGTAACATTTGGCAGATTTGCATGATTTGCAGAAATACCGTAGTTTTGGATGTCTTTGTACAAAGTCGTCAAATCATGATAATTCACTTGGGTTAAATTGCAGCAACTGGTTGTTGAAATCGGTTTATCTTTAATCCAAAAATATTTGTATAGTTCAAAAGGAGATTTTAAATGTCATATCATCTGCTTACTGAAAAGAGTGACATCTCTCCCTTAAGAATCTCTTGTTCCATGGGATGTGCCCACTAAGTTTGCCAACGCCCATGCGATGGAACAACAAACCTTACGTAACCATCCCAACGGAAACCCTCGAGAAATAAATGGTGTTGAATTGAATTACCCAAAGAAGCCTTTTGAATTAATGGTGAAGCATAAGCATCAAGCAAGATGAGTTAATTTGCCTCAATCCCGCTTTTACGGATTTGGTAGTTTGGGGTCTTACTGGTGGAGCTTCTACTACTCCAGGAGTCTCAGATGCAGGAAGGAAAGGGTTTGCCACCATCccctgaaaagaaaaacacaaatgggcgagtattttttttatcttcttttGAATCCAAAT comes from the Syngnathus scovelli strain Florida chromosome 5, RoL_Ssco_1.2, whole genome shotgun sequence genome and includes:
- the enam gene encoding enamelin is translated as MERAVIMMCLFVACSTAPVQESENNKIAAHANEALRLMEMYRLYQQQGMVANPFLPASETPGVVEAPPQVDSAPVHTATATPPPPAVAAAQPVGDVSEEEEDASPASKAAAPVAPLNSEEAEEAEDTEEAEEAAEAPAANPAAPTDVPAVVDPAAEIAAVDVQAAVDAPSEATVAEVAAEAAAPPAAEPDSAVV